The following proteins are encoded in a genomic region of Lytechinus variegatus isolate NC3 chromosome 7, Lvar_3.0, whole genome shotgun sequence:
- the LOC121418115 gene encoding uncharacterized protein LOC121418115 codes for MEHFEHQALKTADKPPSLWLRYVDDTFVIWPHRQTRPSSVSQPPQQPAPQHQTATSTSAHTTTRPSVADTLVRRAHQLSDKAHLHQELKHVTNALTTINHYPRRRIKTQPPSHQPSTNSTENPSETKPVATIVLPYIGKTSHRLQRILHSANILVRHQSSRKLHSILHSHKDKHPSNKQPGVYKIPCDCGKVYIGETGRDFDTRLKEHKTHHRRSDWDRSAIVKHAQQENHRIEWEKSHLITNIRHWNTRRVREAIEIHQHNTVPKDPGLHINSIWHPILRHHQTSNQSTNNQPSTVTPPSPPTQHSSLIASPTQPGTPPTHTPPPPTPRYNLRRRPNTSSVHQATHSLPPKLTRRVRRPTRTERHH; via the exons ATGGAACATTTCGAGCACCAAGCACTCAAGACTGCGGACAAACCTCCTTCACTCTGGCTCCGCTACGTAGACGACACCTTTGTCATCTGGCCGCATAGGCAAACCCGACCTTCATCAGTTTCTCAACCACCTCAACAACCAGCACCCCAGCATCAA ACCGCTACCTCAACTTCCGCTCACACCACCACCCGTCCATCAGTCGCCGACACTCTCGTCAGACGAGCCCACCAACTCAGCGACAAGGCACACTTACATCAAGAACTCAAGCACGTGACCAATGCACTCACCACCATCAACCATTACCCCAGAAGAAGGATCAAGACTCAACCACCCAGCCACCAACCCAGCACCAACAGCACCGAAAACCCATCCGAAACCAAGCCCGTCGCCACCATAGTACTACCCTACATCGGCAAGACTTCACACCGACTACAACGCATCCTTCACTCTGCCAACATCCTCGTCAGACACCAATCCTCTCGAAAGCTACACTCCATCCTTCACTCTCATAAGGACAAGCACCCATCCAACAAACAACCAGGCGTCTACAAGATCCCCTGCGACTGCGGCAAAGTCTACATTGGAGAAACCGGCCGAGACTTCGACACCAGACTCAAGGAACACAAGACCCACCACCGACGCAGCGACTGGGACCGATCCGCCATCGTCAAGCACGCACAACAAGAGAATCACCGCATAGAATGGGAGAAGAGCCACCTAATCACCAACATCCGGCACTGGAATACCAGAAGGGTCAGGGAAGCCATTGAGATACATCAACACAACACTGTGCCTAAAGATCCTGGCCTCCACATCAACAGCATCTGGCACCCAATCCTACGTCACCATCAAACTTCTAACCAATCCACTAACAACCAGCCGTCCACTGTCACTCCACCGAGCCCTCCTACCCAACACAGCAGTCTGATTGCATCACCAACTCAACCAGGGACTCCGCCGACACACACACCACCGCCACCGACACCTCGCTACAACCTCCGCCGACGACCCAACACCTCATCCGTACACCAGGCCACCCACTCACTCCCGCCGAAGCTTACCCGACGAGTCCGCCGACCAACACGCACAGAACGCCACCATTGA